In the Rhodothermales bacterium genome, GCGAGACCCATCCATCCGGCCTCCATTTCGGGCATCTACTTTCGGCCGACGTTCCACTATGAGAAATGGCCCGGCCATGCGCCATCGTGGAAGCAAAAACTCAACAACGCGCGGAAACGCTTCACGCTGAAACGGGCCCTGCGCCATCCATTGTTCAACACGCTCTTCAGCCTCGATCCGTTTGTCGTGCCCGACCTGCAGCGGTGGGGAACGCCGGCATCCATCGTAGCCCTGCCCGACGGCATCACCCCGCATACCGCGCTGGAGGACCACCCACCGCCGCACATCCTCCAGGAGATCGAACCGGATCGCAAGGTGGCGCTGCTGTTTGGCGCGCTGTCGAGCCGAAAGGGGATTTTTTCGACGCTCGAGGCCCTGCGGCGGCTGCCGGCGCCTCTGCAGAGCCGGCTGGCCGTCGTCTTCGCCGGCGCGGTGGAACCATCCGAGCGCGGGGCGTTCCTGGCGGCGGCGCTGGGGGTGCGGCAGGAGACCCGGCTGCAGGTCCTGATCGACGACCGGTTCTTGCCGGACGCCGACATCCAGTCATTGCTGCACGCATCCGACCTCGTCCTGGTCACGTACCAGCAGCATGTCGGATCGAGCAATGTCGTGATCCGGGCGGCGGCCGCGGGAAAACCCGTCATCGGACCGACGTACGGCCTTCTCGGCCAGCAGATCCGCACGCATCATCTGGGCGCGACGGTCGACACACAAAGTCCGGACGCCCTCATGCGTGCCCTGGAGCGTTACCTGGAAACGGGCGCCGTGCCGTTCGACGCCGCGAAAGCCGCCGCCTTCGCGCAGGAGAACACCGCCGAGGCCTTCGCTTCGACCATCCTGGATCGCCTCGTCTGACCCATCGCACGCCGCGCTGCTACGCGCCGAACCTCATCCGTGTGTAGTTCGTTCGTAAGCAGACTTGTTGTACAAACCGCCCGAATGGCTGAACCTCCCGTCTTTTATTTCGCCCGCATGCTGCCGGCCTACCGGCACGCCGTCATGGAGCGCCTCAACGAGCGGCTCGACGGGCGGCTTGTGGTCGTCTACGGGCAGCCGCCGGCGGGCAACCCCGTGCTCAGCAAGGAAGTCACCGGCTCCTTCCGACGGGTAGTACGCCATAACCTCTGGTTCCGCGACACGACCCTGCACGCCCAGTTCTTCCAGGATGTGTTCAAGACCTACGGCGATCCATCGGCCATCATCGCAGAGGAATCACCCCGATCGCTGACGTTGCCCTGGCTGTTGCGCTACGCCAGAACCCGGGGCGCCGCCCGCGTGCTCTGGGGGATGTTTTTTTCGATGAAGCGACCGCTGGGATCGCTCCATCTCTTCGACCGGTACCGTCTCAACCTGGCGCGCAGCGTCGAGGCATGTATCTGCTATAGCCGGCGCACGCGGGATC is a window encoding:
- a CDS encoding glycosyltransferase family 4 protein, translating into MKTPRLMLFDVTSGGHHGMFVQHLVEAWVARGETEQLVLVVPPDFLDVHRDLQRVIGEIAPERVSVVPIDRPLPDPGSGVGDLVRFDFGQGDIARDYIDRLKPDHCLCMHFDHVQLWLAFGARPIHPASISGIYFRPTFHYEKWPGHAPSWKQKLNNARKRFTLKRALRHPLFNTLFSLDPFVVPDLQRWGTPASIVALPDGITPHTALEDHPPPHILQEIEPDRKVALLFGALSSRKGIFSTLEALRRLPAPLQSRLAVVFAGAVEPSERGAFLAAALGVRQETRLQVLIDDRFLPDADIQSLLHASDLVLVTYQQHVGSSNVVIRAAAAGKPVIGPTYGLLGQQIRTHHLGATVDTQSPDALMRALERYLETGAVPFDAAKAAAFAQENTAEAFASTILDRLV